A genomic segment from Pistricoccus aurantiacus encodes:
- a CDS encoding SPOR domain-containing protein — protein MKYGMRERVSGVVIVLALAVIFLPMLLDEPAPREDEQPKPQMSVEKPIEVERHKVETPSPPPVSVGSIADPMPHAEQSDKNSARKEKELAVRETTSVSENKEPSASSDKESSASSDQEPAANKDKVPSTRTPETSAPQSDPIAELAEQKQTSPEPQPTSQAKPEPSAANAQGSWSVQAGSFGQADNAERLEAKLKEQGFDAYRRQRDNNLTTVYVGPYPSSEAGEKARSELKSKANIQGLLVRTDR, from the coding sequence ATGAAATACGGAATGCGTGAGCGGGTCAGCGGTGTCGTCATTGTGCTCGCCCTGGCGGTCATCTTCTTGCCGATGCTGCTTGATGAACCCGCTCCCCGGGAAGACGAACAGCCCAAGCCGCAGATGAGCGTGGAAAAGCCCATCGAGGTCGAACGCCACAAGGTCGAGACTCCCAGTCCCCCGCCGGTCAGCGTAGGGAGCATTGCCGATCCCATGCCTCATGCAGAACAGTCGGACAAAAATTCCGCTCGCAAGGAAAAGGAGCTGGCGGTTCGCGAGACGACGTCGGTGAGCGAGAATAAAGAGCCCTCAGCGAGCAGCGACAAAGAGTCTTCAGCGAGCAGCGACCAAGAGCCCGCAGCGAATAAAGATAAAGTACCCTCGACGAGAACGCCCGAAACGTCTGCTCCGCAAAGCGATCCTATCGCCGAGCTTGCTGAACAGAAACAGACGTCCCCGGAACCTCAGCCGACGTCTCAGGCCAAGCCCGAGCCCTCCGCCGCGAATGCTCAGGGAAGCTGGTCCGTGCAGGCGGGCAGTTTCGGCCAGGCGGACAACGCCGAGCGACTGGAGGCCAAACTCAAGGAACAGGGATTCGACGCCTATCGCCGCCAGCGGGACAATAACCTGACCACGGTCTACGTGGGTCCTTATCCGAGTTCCGAGGCCGGTGAAAAAGCGCGCAGCGAACTCAAGTCCAAGGCCAATATCCAAGGGCTGCTGGTGCGCACGGATCGATGA
- a CDS encoding CvpA family protein, producing the protein MTLTWLDIAFLGILTFTVVAGFMRGLVREGLGLAAWVLAILAARAFAMPVANALDGLIENPDVRLILAFVLVIFAVIMLCGLAIRMLHAAVEWVGMGLFNRLAGAAFGGLKGGAILVLATFLIGLTPLEQLQAWQQAQLRPQLLQLQDWALDRWQEWDKDSPGRLAPLKKLAPSEDSVQQLGF; encoded by the coding sequence ATGACTCTGACTTGGCTGGATATCGCTTTTCTGGGCATTTTGACCTTCACCGTGGTGGCCGGCTTCATGCGCGGCCTGGTGCGAGAAGGGCTCGGGCTGGCCGCCTGGGTGCTGGCCATCCTGGCGGCGCGAGCTTTCGCCATGCCGGTGGCGAATGCCCTGGACGGCTTGATCGAGAATCCGGACGTTCGCCTGATCCTGGCCTTCGTGCTGGTCATCTTTGCGGTCATCATGCTATGCGGTCTGGCGATTCGCATGCTGCACGCGGCGGTGGAATGGGTCGGCATGGGGCTGTTCAATCGCTTGGCGGGCGCGGCTTTCGGCGGACTCAAGGGAGGGGCGATCCTGGTGCTGGCAACCTTCCTGATCGGTCTGACCCCGCTTGAACAGCTGCAGGCCTGGCAGCAGGCTCAACTGCGTCCGCAACTGCTGCAACTTCAGGACTGGGCATTGGATCGCTGGCAGGAGTGGGACAAGGATAGTCCGGGCCGCTTGGCGCCATTGAAGAAACTTGCCCCGAGCGAGGACTCTGTCCAACAGCTTGGCTTTTGA